A single genomic interval of Xiphophorus couchianus chromosome 2, X_couchianus-1.0, whole genome shotgun sequence harbors:
- the LOC114161944 gene encoding integrin alpha-D-like: MDWKITVALFCLVLKAAVGFNVDSGSWKILSQSDESFGYQVVQRQSDLLVSAPLLQYEGNKRGRIYQCNTGGSCSNLDALEQRAAVNMSLGLAMANDPSTQNTMVCGPTIPRDCKTITMYNGLCYELNPDNTSVKSYPSATEECQIQADIAFLLDGSGSIAGDDFSRMKTFVKNLIRTFLGRDTQFAITQFSSYPTTHYYFNTFRTSNWESQIDNILQLGGGTYTANAIKNVVDDVFSLQSGSRSNAKRILIVITDGASHDRQNLPIATQSADRKNILRFAIGVGNAFNSPEAKKELITIASQPADNFMFEVGSFDALDKIRDNLQAKIFSIEGSQTDGETLKQEMSQEGFRAAYVSGYIQMTMVGANQWKGGYKKYLLSNVLNNATFEPPSIEPDSYLGYSMAVAKTGYGPLTILGAPRNQHKGVVMTVFNEKLEDQIRPFQSQTGEYFGAEVCAMDVDSDGVTDLILISSPMYKDVDREGRVYVCELSRLSVVCYFDNPLQITTLRGDVSVRGRFGSSLAVLPDINADTFNDLAVGAPLENDGQGSIYIFQGEGGRKINPTYSQRIAASAVQSGLKLFGISISQSSYDHSGDGLTDLAVGSKGKVVILRSRPVVTVTATVSFNPNLIPTQNPDCSEPLPSNATVCFTMSKLSNVNEAQAQVNFTLTLDANRKIPNNRAEISKDVRHKSGSLNLNLNRKECIDVDFFIESCPEDALNPLNNELRFTFGGLPSGSNPRPSLSPQVQTTTFHYIGFEISCGADEVCEDNLKVDFNFTKSSVVKVGIDELLNVTVFVKNRGENSYNSRITLTYPVGLSYRKVTPLEGRIECNSVDSEDGVTKGKTVCSVDKPIFKSNSMAIFIVSYGFNTNRGLSRKIEVTAKATSDNERHSSSSEVDKKQEIDVKYSVFVTIESSLSYNNFTFGENAAQKPLEQKIKVFNTIRPLNLTVVIKVPVKLGGKDIWMDMSSFQIPDCQSSRDEEPTVTDFVDKIKEKKILDCTVAKCRVFRCYQFMERNKDKTYTISANISSGWIEQIGLSSAKFLLTSTASLEYDENQYIFFSTASNSDPPVHKIEAEVEVFPKPDFTKEIIGGSLGGLAFLALLTAGLYKAGFFKSKYNDMINKNAEAEGDAPAEG, translated from the exons ATGGACTGGAAAATTACTGTGGCACTTTTCTGTTTAG tgcTAAAAGCTGCCGTCGGCTTTAATGTTGATTCTGGGTCTTGGAAAATCCTGAGTCAATCTGATGAAAGTTTTGGCTACCAGGTGGTGCAAAGACAATCAGA TCTCCTTGTCAGCGCCCCACTACTACAGTACGAAGGGAATAAAAGGGGACGGATATATCAGTGCAACACAGGAGGCAGTTGTAGCAATCTTGATGCTCTAG AGCAAAGAGCTGCTGTCAACATGTCTCTTGGTTTGGCGATGGCAAATGATCCGtcaacacaaaacacaatg GTCTGTGGTCCAACCATTCCCAGAGACTGCAAAACTATCACCATGTACAACGGTTTATGCTATGAGCTCAATCCAGATAATACGTCTGTAAAGTCTTACCCGTCTGCCACTGAAG AGTGTCAAATCCAAGCTGACATTGCATTTCTGCTGGATGGCTCAGGCAGTATAGCTGGTGATGATTTCagcagaatgaaaacatttgtgaaaaatctgaTCAGAACATTCCTGGGAAGAGATACACAG tttgccaTTACCCAGTTTTCAAGTTATCCAACAACACATTACTACTTTAACACTTTTCGAACTTCCAACTGGGAATCTCAAATTGACAACATCCTTCAATTAGGTGGAGGAACATATACAGCTAACGccataaaaaatgttgt gGACGACGTCTTCTCACTACAAAGTGGTTCCAGGTCAAATGCGAAAAGAATTTTAATAGTGATTACAGATGGAGCGTCTCATGATCGCCAAAACTTACCAATAGCAACACAGTCAGCTGATCGAAAAAACATTCTTCGATTTGCTATTGGG GTGGGGAACGCATTCAATAGTccagaagcaaaaaaagaacTCATAACGATTGCATCTCAACCTGCTgacaattttatgtttgaagTGGGAAGCTTTGATGCTCTTGACAAAATACGGGACAACTTGCAGGCCAAAATTTTTTCCATTGAAG GATCACAAACTGATGGAGAGAcactgaaacaggaaatgtctcAAGAAGGCTTCAGAGCAGCTTATGTGTCTGGG TATATTCAGATGACTATGGTTGGTGCTAACCAGTGGAAAGGAGGCTACAAGAAATACTTGCTTAGTAATGTTTTAAACAACGCCACATTTGAGCCACCATCCATTGAGCCTGACAGTTACCTTG GTTATTCTATGGCTGTTGCTAAAACCGGTTATGGTCCACTGACAATTCTTGGTGCTCCAAGAAATCAACACAAAGGAGTTGTTATGACAGTTTTCAATGAAAAACTGGAAGATCAAATAAGACCCTTTCAATCACAG acTGGTGAATATTTTGGGGCTGAGGTTTGTGCCATGGATGTGGATTCTGATGGTGTGACTGATCTAATCCTCATATCCTCTCCGATGTACAAAGACGTTGATAGAGAAGGACGAGTTTATGTCTGTGAATTAAGTCGTTTG AGTgtggtttgttattttgataaTCCATTACAAATAACCACACTAAGAGGTGATGTGTCTGTCAGAGGGaggtttggctcgtctcttgcTGTTCTGCCTGATATAAATGCAGACACATTCAATGATTTGGCTGTTGGAGCTCCTTTGGAGAATGATGGCCAAGGCAGCATCTACATATTccaaggagaaggaggaagaaaaataaatcctactTATTCACAG AGAATTGCTGCATCTGCCGTCCAATCAGGCCTGAAGTTATTTGGCATCTCAATCAGTCAGTCTTCCTACGACCACAGTGGTGATGGACTTACTGACTTAGCAGTGGGTTCAAAGGGAAAAGTTGTCATACTCAG ATCCAGACCAGTTGTAACAGTGACTGCCACTGTGTCGTTCAACCCAAATTTGATCCCGACTCAAAACCCAGACTGTTCAGAACCACTGCCAAGCAATGCTACTGTCTGCTTTACTATGAGCAAACTGTCTAATGTGAATGAAG CTCAAGCACAGGTTAATTTCACTTTAACGTTGGACGCAAATCGTAAGATACCAAACAACCGAGCTGAGATCAGCAAGGATGTGAGGCACAAGAGTGGATCTCttaatcttaatttaaataGGAAAGAATGCATTGATGTGGACTTTTTTATTGAG TCTTGTCCAGAAGATGCTCTCAATCCACTCAATAATGAGCTCAGATTCACGTTTGGTGGTTTACCTTCTGGCTCAAACCCTAGACCAAGCCTTTCTCCACAGGTTCAAACCACAACATTTCATTAT ATTGGGTTTGAGATCAGTTGTGGAGCTGATGAAGTGTGTGAAGATAACTTGAAGGTGGATTTTAACTTCACCAA ATCCTCAGTGGTTAAAGTCGGCATAGATGAACTTTTGAATGTGACTGTCTTTGTgaagaacagaggagaaaacTCGTACAACAGTCGCATTACTCTCACATACCCAGTTGGGCTCTCCTACAGGAAGGTTACACCTCTGGAA GGAAGAATTGAATGCAACTCTGTGGACAGTGAGGATGGTGTAACAAAAGGAAAGACAGTCTGTAGCGTCGACAAACCAATATTCAAAAGCAACTCCATG gCAATCTTCATCGTCTCATATGGTTTCAACACCAATAGAGGTCTTAGTAGAAAGATCGAAGTGACTGCGAAGGCCACCAG TGACAATGAGCGTCACTCCTCTTCTAGTGAGGTCGACAAAAAACAGGAGATTGATGTCAAGTACAGTGTTTTTGTCACAATTGAAAG CTCCCTCAGCTACAACAATTTCACATTTGGCGAAAATGCTGCTCAAAAACCActtgagcaaaaaataaag GTTTTTAACACTATCAGACCACTAAATTTGACTGTGGTGATCAAAGTTCCTGTAAAACTTGGTGGCAAAGACATCTGGATGGACATGAGCAGTTTTCAG ATTCCAGACTGtcagagcagcagagatgaAGAACCCACTGTCACTGATTTTGTTgataagataaaagaaaagaaaatattg GACTGCACCGTAGCAAAGTGCAGAGTGTTCAGGTGCTACCAGTTCATGGAAAGGAACAAGGACAAAACGTACACCATCTCTGCAAACATCAGCTCAGGATGGATAGAACAG ATCGGACTTTCATCTGCGAAGTTCCTCCTGACCAGTACAGCCAGTCTAGAGTATGATGAGAACCAGTATATCTTCTTCTCTACAGCCTCTAACAGTGACCCTCCTGTTCACAAG ATTGAAGCAGAGGTAGAAGTGTTTCCTAAACCAGATTTCACTAAAGAGATTATAGGAGGATCTCTGGGAGGGTTGGCCTTTCTGGCTTTACTTACTGCCGGTCTGTATAAG GCTGGATTTTTCAAGAGCAAATATAATGATatgattaataaaaatgcagaagcTGAAGGAGACGCACCAGCGGAGGGATGA
- the LOC114161925 gene encoding uncharacterized protein LOC114161925 yields the protein MVSNYRVPPTFEERKPYESWKNEVNIWTRVTDLEKKKQALAVALALSGRARDTAMEIPVDDLNKDTGMTTLFAKLDDLFLKEEKDRIYEAYSDFDRVIKEANMSMADYIIDFEQRYSRMKKYNMELPDAVLAFKLLDTTCLDITDRQLALTACSDVTFASMKSALKRIFGEKRGAAAEAISQESVFATEQRRQKGKYWRQSPRQETTQPGTNPLDKYGRRSKCAVCQSTFHWVKNCPHKADSVKIAEDAKDVEECNLTLYTKESPTDAEIFMTECFGSAIIDTACTRTVCGQEWLDNYSTVLQKKSVKIMKETETQSHRPFKFGDGKIVYSIKKVKLPAKIGNTKCNIETEVVPANIPLLLSKASLKRAGTVLDMEKDSAVMFNQPVKLDFTSSGHYCVNIVDSDNRNFIHSDKLLEATEEEILTATDKMNTSEKMKVLEKLHKQFGHASADKIQRLLTNSGNRDTECDSLLKKIVNQCEVCQKYCKTKPKPAVGLPLASTYNETVAVDLHELEPGVWYLHIIDQFTRFSAGSVLTTKRSSEIVKRFIHDWISVHGPPQKLFSDNGGEFNNEEVRDMAENFNIEVKTTPAYSPWSNGLLERHNQTLTEILLKVKASTGCDWSTAMDWALMAKNSMQSVHGYSPHQLVFGQNPNLPSVLIDKVPALEGTTKSEWVAKHISALHAARKAFTEAECSERIRRTLKKQLRPIDERYETGDKVFYKRVDCPEWKGPGVVIGQDGAVVFVRHGGTCVRVHQLRLRKVTHENEAPQITCNEENIQGQHTVDIIEENGGGDTIAVSPENYPAPKNTEAMRQHTGNTIIKTGQIVTFRNAEGVSRKAKVLGRAGKATGKYKNWFNLELLEPAGVAGNSESADLSQLEDLHVQADAEDTDTHEDVFVSKDMSFDEAKKNEIKSWKQNQVFEEIEDKGQKCVSTRWVCSLKETENGIIPKARLVARGFEELQVSDLQKDSPTCASESLRLLVAVICQKQWELHSMDIKSAFLQGMQLSRDIFIKPPPEANRTGVLWKLRKCVYGLADASLYWYNRVKTIMIEAGGVVSKVDPAVFYWLDEHKNVTGVLACHVDDFIWGGSHMFSESVIPHLRSKFSVGREAHNSFSYVGVDLVTKGKKVQIHQETYIQHLQSIHLSPSRAAESASPLTEKETEQLRSKIGQLLWVARQSRPDAMFDASNLTSRLKHATVQTINEANRVVCKLKAKSVELNFQHLGEDSNLRMVTFTDASFGNLLDGGTQGGHFIVLMGDNGQFSPISWQSKRIKRIVRSTLAGETLAMSEGIDNAIFLSTLFSELSAGSTACPPPIMCVTDNFSLVDALKSTKFVTEKRLRLEISSIKELIQTKKVQVLWSQTKDQLADCLTKKGASTTSLLKALYEGHWILQ from the coding sequence ATGGTTAGTAACTACAGAGTTCCGCCAACGTTTGAAGAACGAAAGCCTTACGAAAGCTGGAAGAATGAAGTCAACATTTGGACGAGAGTTACAGatttggagaagaaaaagcaaGCGCTTGCTGTTGCCCTGGCACTGTCTGGAAGAGCGCGGGACACGGCGATGGAAATTCCGGTAGACGATCTAAATAAAGACACTGGAATGACCACTTTGTTCGCTAAACTAGATGACTTGTTCCTAAAAGAGGAAAAGGACAGGATCTATGAGGCGTACTCGGATTTTGACCGAGTCATAAAAGAAGCTAACATGTCGATGGCGGACTATATTATTGATTTTGAGCAGCGTTACTCGCGtatgaaaaaatacaacatggAGCTACCTGACGCAGTTTTGGCTTTTAAGCTTTTGGACACCACGTGTTTGGATATAACAGACAGACAGTTGGCTTTAACGGCTTGCTCAGATGTAACATTTGCTTCTATGAAGTCCGCTTTGAAGAGAATATTTGGCGAGAAAAGAGGTGCGGCAGCAGAAGCCATTAGCCAAGAGTCCGTGTTTGCAACGGAGCAACGGCGGCAGAAAGGCAAGTACTGGCGGCAAAGTCCCCGTCAGGAAACTACGCAGCCCGGTACAAACCCGCTGGATAAGTACGGACGACGGTCAAAATGTGCAGTGTGTCAAAGTACTTTCCACTGGGTTAAAAACTGTCCGCACAAAGCTGATAGTGTTAAAATTGCTGAGGATGCAAAAGACGTGGAAGAGTGTAATCTAACTCTATACACCAAAGAATCACCAACAGATGCAGAAATATTCATGACAGAATGTTTTGGCTCGGCAATAATAGACACTGCTTGCACCAGGACAGTTTGTGGCCAAGAGTGGCTGGACAACTACAGTACTGTACTACAAAAGAAAAGTGTGAAGATTatgaaagagacagaaacacaaagtcacagGCCCTTCAAGTTTGGAGATGGAAAAATCGTCTACTCCATCAAAAAGGTAAAGTTACCTGCTAAAATCGGCAACACAAAGTGTAATATAGAAACTGAAGTAGTACCTGCTAACATCCCGCTGCTTCTGAGTAAAGCCTCATTGAAAAGGGCAGGGACTGTTTTGGACATGGAAAAGGACAGTGCAGTGATGTTTAACCAGCCTGTCAAACTGGACTTTACTAGTTCAGGTCATTACTGTGTGAACATTGTGGACAGTGACAATAGAAATTTTATTCACTCTGATAAGCTATTAGAAGCTACTGAGGAAGAAATACTGACTGCAACAGACAAGATGAACACAAGTGAAAAGATGAAAGTTCTGGAGAAACTTCATAAGCAGTTTGGACATGCCTCTGCTGATAAAATACAGAGACTTTTGACTAATTCTGGCAACAGGGACACAGAATGTGACAGCCTGCTGAAAAAGATCGTGAACCAGTGTGAAGTGTGTCAAAAATATTGTAAGACCAAACCAAAACCTGCTGTCGGCTTACCGTTGGCATCTACATACAATGAAACAGTTGCTGTAGATCTGCACGAACTTGAACCTGGGGTTTGGTACCTACACATTATTGACCAGTTCACCCGTTTCAGTGCTGGTAGTGTCTTAACCACCAAGAGGTCTTCTGAAATAGTCAAACGTTTTATCCATGATTGGATCAGTGTGCATGGCCCACCACAAAAGTTGTTCAGTGATAATGGTGGTGAGTTTAATAACGAGGAAGTGAGAGACATGGCCGAGAACTTTAATATTGAAGTTAAGACAACACCTGCCTACAGTCCGTGGAGCAATGGACTGTTAGAGCGCCATAATCAAACTCTGACGGAGATCCTACTGAAAGTCAAAGCAAGTACTGGATGTGACTGGAGCACTGCCATGGACTGGGCACTGATGGCAAAGAACTCTATGCAAAGTGTCCATGGATACAGCCCACATCAGCTGGTGTTTGGGCAGAATCCCAACCTGCCCTCTGTATTAATAGACAAAGTTCCAGCTCTAGAGGGCACCACCAAGAGTGAATGGGTTGCCAAGCACATTTCAGCCCTGCATGCTGCAAGAAAAGCTTTTACAGAAGCAGAATGTTCAGAAAGGATACGCAGAACATTAAAGAAACAGCTGCGGCCCATAGACGAGCGATATGAAACTGGAGACAAAGTCTTTTACAAAAGAGTGGATTGTCCAGAATGGAAAGGACCAGGAGTGGTGATTGGTCAAGATGGTGCAGTCGTTTTTGTTAGACACGGCGGCACCTGTGTCAGAGTGCATCAACTCAGATTGAGAAAAGTTACTCACGAGAATGAAGCACCTCAGATTACCTGCAATGAGGAGAACATTCAAGGACAACATACAGTGGACATCATTGAAGAGAATGGAGGAGGAGACACTATTGCAGTAAGTCCTGAGAATTATCCTGCTCCTAAAAATACAGAGGCCATGAGACAGCACACTGGGAACACCATCATAAAGACAGGTCAAATTGTGACATTCAGAAATGCAGAGGGTGTCTCACGAAAAGCCAAAGTGTTGGGCCGTGCTGGCAAAGCAACTGGAAAATACAAGAACTGGTTTAACTTGGAGCTGCTTGAGCCTGCAGGAGTGGCTGGCAACAGTGAATCAGCAGATCTGTCACAGTTGGAGGATCTTCACGTCCAGGCAGATGCTGAGGATACGGATACGCACGAGGATGTTTTTGTGAGTAAGGACATGTCGTTTGATGAAgcgaagaaaaatgaaataaaaagctggAAACAGAACCAAGTGTTTGAAGAAATTGAGGACAAAGGACAAAAGTGTGTCTCCACTCGTTGGGTGTGCTCTCTGAAAGAGACTGAAAATGGAATAATACCAAAAGCAAGACTTGTTGCAAGAGGATTTGAGGAGCTACAAGTTTCTGACCTACAAAAGGACTCTCCAACCTGTGCCTCAGAGTCACTGAGACTCCTGGTGGCAGTTATATGTCAAAAACAATGGGAACTTCACTCTATGGACATTAAATCTGCCTTTTTACAAGGAATGCAACTGTCTAGAGACATTTTCATCAAACCTCCCCCAGAGGCTAATAGAACAGGTGTGCTTTGGAAACTGAGAAAATGTGTGTATGGTTTAGCTGATGCTTCACTGTATTGGTATAACAGGGTAAAAACCATCATGATTGAAGCAGGAGGCGTTGTGTCTAAGGTTGACCCTGCAGTTTTCTATTGGCTGGATGAGCACAAAAATGTAACTGGTGTACTTGCTTGTCATGTTGATGATTTTATATGGGGTGGATCACACATGTTTTCAGAGTCAGTCATACCTCAcctgaggtcaaagttcagtgTTGGCCGTGAAGCACACAATAGTTTTTCCTATGTGGGGGTAGATCTTGTTACTAAAGGTAAGAAGGTACAAATACACCAAGAAACATACATTCAGCACCTGCAGTCCATACACCTCTCACCCTCACGAGCAGCAGAGTCAGCTTCACCTCTCACTGAAAAGGAGACAGAGCAGCTCAGATCGAAGATAGGCCAACTTCTTTGGGTGGCGAGACAGAGCAGGCCTGATGCCATGTTTGATGCTAGCAATTTAACATCTCGTCTCAAACATGCTACAGTACAGACCATTAATGAAGCAAACAGAGTTGTGTGTAAGCTCAAGGCCAAGTCAGTTGAATTGAATTTCCAACACCTTGGGGAAGACAGTAACTTAAGGATGGTTACATTCACTGATGCATCCTTTGGAAATCTTTTAGATGGGGGTACTCAAGGTGGGCACTTCATCGTTTTGATGGGTGACAATGGGCAGTTCTCTCCCATTTCATGGCAGTCAAAGAGAATTAAGAGAATTGTCAGAAGCACGCTGGCAGGTGAAACACTCGCTATGTCTGAGGGGATTGATAatgccatttttctttccacactCTTTTCTGAACTCAGTGCTGGTAGTACTGCTTGTCCTCCACCTATAATGTGTGTGACCGATAATTTCTCTCTTGTAGATGCACTTAAGTCAACTAAGTTTGTTACAGAGAAAAGGTTGCGCCTGGAAATCAGTTCAATTAAAGAGCTGATTCAAACTAAGAAAGTTCAAGTGTTGTGGTCTCAAACAAAAGACCAACTCGCAGACTGTTTAACAAAGAAGGGAGCATCCACAACCTCACTCCTTAAGGCTCTTTATGAAGGACATTGGATTCTTCAATAA